In Musa acuminata AAA Group cultivar baxijiao chromosome BXJ3-9, Cavendish_Baxijiao_AAA, whole genome shotgun sequence, a single genomic region encodes these proteins:
- the LOC135649894 gene encoding putative glucose-6-phosphate 1-epimerase, translated as MSGEKPPVEFCKGVNGLEKVVLREVRGSSAEVYLYGGHVTSWKNDHGEELLFLSTKAIFKPPKAIRGGIPICFPQFGSHGNLEQHGFARNRLWSIDSDPPPFPTVSSNKAFIDLIFKPSEDDLKLWPHSYEFRLRITLGPGGDLMLTSRIRNTDGKPFSFTFAYHTYFSVSDISEVRVEGLETLDYLDNLKAKERFTEQGDAITFESEVDKIYLGTPSKIAILDHEKKRTFVLRKDGLPDAVVWNPWEKKAKSMADFGDDEYKHMLCVEAAAIEKPITLKPGEEWKGRLELSTVPSSYRSGQLDPQRVLQG; from the exons ATGTCGGGCGAGAAGCCACCGGTAGAGTTCTGCAAAGGCGTGAATGGCCTCGAGAAGGTCGTGCTCAGGGAGGTCCGCGGGAGCTCGGCCGAG GTGTATTTGTATGGTGGTCATGTGACTTCTTGGAAAAATGACCATGGGGAGGAGTTGCTCTTTCTCAGCACTAAG GCCATTTTCAAGCCTCCAAAAGCTATACGCGGAGGCATTCCGATATGCTTTCCTCAA TTTGGGAGCCATGGAAATCTTGAACAGCATGGCTTTGCAAGGAATAGGCTTTGGAGTATCGATTCTGATCCTCCTCCTTTTCCTACAGTTAGCTCCAATAAAGCTTTCATTGATTTGATCTTTAAACCTAGTGAAGATGATCTTAAGTTATGGCCTCATAG TTATGAATTCCGTTTAAGGATTACACTAGGGCCTGGAGGAGATCTAATGCTGACGTCACGCATTAGAAATACTGATGGAAAACCATTCTCCTTCACATTTGCCTACCACACTTATTTTTCTGTTTCTGATATCAG TGAAGTTCGAGTTGAAGGGCTGGAGACGCTTGATTACCTTGACAACCTAAAAGCCAAGGAACGTTTCACAGAACAAGGAGATGCAATTACTTTTGAGTCTGAA GTGGACAAGATCTATTTGGGGACACCGAGCAAAATAGCAATTCTAGATCATGAAAAAAAACGAACCTTTGTCTTGCGGAAAGATGGGCTTCCAGATGCAG tgGTATGGAATCCTTGGGAGAAGAAGGCCAAATCCATGGCGGATTTTGGCGATGATGAATACAAGCATATGCTATGTGTGGAGGCTGCAGCTATTGAGAAGCCCATCACTCTGAAACCTGGCGAGGAATGGAAGGGAAGGCTGGAGCTATCTACTGTTCCTTCCAGTTACCGCAGTGGGCAGCTGGATCCTCAAAGGGTGCTTCAAGGATGA